The Vibrio nitrifigilis genome window below encodes:
- a CDS encoding 5'-nucleotidase, lipoprotein e(P4) family — translation MKKRHGSFLAVALLIAATSSVQAKDICQEKSYEMALRYQQQSAEIAALQLQTYHFAQQRLATILQGKKDHNKLAVVMDLDETILDNSALLVRDMQNCHDYTSWDTWSDWEIKGNPTLIPGAKAFIDYANSQNVNVYYVSDRYNENKKYTMQTLTKLGLPQVKDDHVLLYGLSKQQRRDNISKDHQIIMLMGDSLPDVSAQFKNKKDTHYNRDLVKKNAKHFGADWIVFPNASYGAWTKAKLNAWQEK, via the coding sequence ATGAAAAAGCGACACGGATCATTTTTGGCTGTTGCACTATTAATAGCAGCAACAAGCAGTGTTCAAGCAAAAGATATTTGCCAAGAAAAAAGTTATGAAATGGCACTACGCTATCAGCAACAATCTGCGGAAATTGCCGCATTGCAACTGCAAACGTACCATTTTGCGCAACAGCGTCTGGCCACCATTTTGCAAGGGAAAAAAGACCACAACAAGCTTGCGGTGGTAATGGATCTTGATGAAACCATCCTAGATAACTCTGCTCTTCTCGTACGCGATATGCAGAACTGTCACGACTACACCAGTTGGGATACCTGGTCTGATTGGGAAATCAAAGGGAATCCAACATTAATTCCGGGTGCCAAAGCCTTTATTGATTACGCAAACTCACAAAATGTAAACGTGTATTATGTTTCCGACCGTTACAATGAAAATAAAAAATACACGATGCAAACCCTCACTAAATTAGGTTTACCTCAAGTTAAAGACGATCACGTATTATTATATGGCCTATCAAAACAGCAACGCCGCGATAATATTAGTAAAGATCATCAAATTATTATGCTAATGGGCGACAGCCTACCCGATGTCTCTGCTCAATTTAAAAATAAAAAAGACACCCACTATAATCGTGACTTAGTGAAGAAAAATGCTAAGCATTTCGGTGCAGATTGGATTGTCTTCCCTAACGCGAGCTATGGTGCTTGGACCAAAGCTAAACTAAACGCTTGGCAAGAAAAATAA